The Hyphomicrobium sp. MC1 genome window below encodes:
- a CDS encoding urease accessory protein UreD — MFANAFQSSLPAIPFYVRASAEVRGTFACAGRTTKLIDTFETGGLRLRTPKAGEWCEAVVLNTAGGLAGGDEARMSFVAESNANVCITTQSAEKIYRAEDKPVVLAADVHVGDGANLVWMPQETILFDGSGLERSLMIEMAENASVLAVESTVFGRVARGERLSSGAFRDRWRIRRGAGLVFAEDVRLAGAISEIAAKAAVGNGACAIATLAFLSPDAEECLPIVRSVVETDSVDGGASAWNGMLIVRLAGRDPFDVRAVVTAVLRRLSRIPLPRVWSI; from the coding sequence ATGTTCGCCAACGCGTTTCAGTCTAGCCTTCCGGCCATCCCCTTTTATGTGCGTGCGAGCGCCGAGGTACGCGGCACGTTCGCGTGCGCCGGGCGCACGACCAAGCTGATCGATACGTTCGAAACCGGTGGCTTGCGCCTCAGAACTCCCAAGGCCGGAGAATGGTGCGAGGCTGTCGTGTTGAATACCGCTGGTGGGCTGGCTGGCGGCGATGAAGCGCGGATGAGCTTCGTTGCTGAGAGTAACGCCAACGTCTGTATCACCACACAATCGGCCGAGAAGATCTATCGCGCGGAGGACAAGCCCGTTGTACTGGCGGCGGACGTTCACGTCGGCGACGGCGCGAACCTCGTATGGATGCCGCAGGAGACGATCCTGTTCGATGGTAGCGGGCTCGAACGTTCGCTGATGATCGAGATGGCCGAGAATGCCTCCGTTCTTGCGGTTGAAAGCACAGTGTTCGGTCGCGTGGCGCGCGGCGAAAGATTGAGTTCGGGTGCATTTCGCGATCGCTGGCGTATTCGCCGCGGCGCTGGGCTGGTATTCGCCGAAGACGTCCGACTAGCCGGCGCGATTTCAGAAATTGCGGCTAAGGCAGCGGTCGGTAATGGCGCGTGTGCGATCGCTACTCTCGCGTTTCTATCGCCGGACGCCGAAGAGTGTTTGCCGATCGTACGATCCGTTGTCGAGACCGACAGTGTCGATGGCGGCGCCAGCGCCTGGAACGGCATGCTGATCGTCCGTCTCGCCGGTCGCGATCCGTTCGATGTCCGAGCCGTCGTCACGGCGGTTTTGCGGCGGTTGTCGCGAATTCCGTTGCCACGTGTCTGGTCGATTTAG
- the ureC gene encoding urease subunit alpha, protein MAARISRAAYADMFGPTTGDKVRLADTSLFVEVEKDFTIYGEEVKFGGGKVIRDGMGQSQVSRSQGAVDTVITNALIIDHWGIVKADIGLKDGLIAGIGKAGNPDVQPGVDIVIGPGTEVIAGEGKIVTAGAFDTHIHFICPQQIDEALAAGITSMLGGGTGPATGTNATTCTPGAWHLQRMIEAADAFPMNLGFAGKGNASLPQGLVEQVEAGACALKLHEDWGTTPAAIDCCLSVADEHDVQVMIHSDTLNESGFVEDTIAAFKGRTIHAFHTEGAGGGHAPDIMKVAGYANVLPSSTNPTKPFTVNTLDEHLDMLMVCHHLHASIPEDLAFAESRIRKETIAAEDILHDLGALSMMSSDSQAMGRIGEVIIRTWQTADKMKKQRGALPGDGENDNQRAKRYIAKYTINPAIAHGVSQHIGSVEVGKLADLVIWSPALFGVKPNLVLKAGSIAVAAMGDPNASIPTPQPVHYRPMFASFGKSLTRSSLTFVSKTSLDKGLADRLKVEKKLVPVENVREGISKKSMVHNGATPHIEIDSETYRVTADGELLVCEPAKELPMAQRYFLF, encoded by the coding sequence ATGGCCGCCCGCATTTCTCGCGCCGCTTATGCCGACATGTTCGGCCCCACGACCGGCGACAAGGTTCGCTTGGCCGATACGTCGCTCTTCGTCGAGGTCGAGAAGGATTTCACAATCTACGGCGAAGAGGTGAAGTTCGGCGGCGGCAAGGTCATTCGCGACGGCATGGGGCAGTCGCAGGTGTCCCGCTCACAGGGCGCCGTCGATACGGTGATCACGAATGCGCTGATCATCGACCACTGGGGAATCGTCAAGGCCGATATCGGTCTGAAGGACGGATTGATTGCGGGCATCGGTAAGGCCGGTAATCCTGATGTTCAGCCGGGCGTCGACATCGTCATCGGGCCGGGTACGGAGGTGATTGCGGGCGAGGGCAAGATCGTTACCGCAGGCGCGTTCGATACGCATATCCATTTCATCTGTCCGCAGCAGATCGACGAAGCGCTGGCGGCTGGCATCACGTCGATGCTCGGTGGCGGCACGGGGCCCGCGACCGGAACCAATGCCACCACGTGCACGCCGGGCGCTTGGCATCTTCAGCGCATGATCGAAGCGGCCGACGCTTTTCCGATGAACCTCGGGTTTGCGGGTAAGGGCAATGCGTCGCTGCCGCAAGGATTGGTGGAGCAGGTCGAAGCCGGCGCGTGCGCGCTGAAGCTGCATGAAGATTGGGGGACGACGCCCGCAGCCATCGACTGCTGCTTGTCCGTCGCCGACGAGCACGACGTGCAGGTGATGATCCATTCGGATACGCTCAACGAAAGCGGCTTCGTGGAAGATACGATTGCCGCTTTCAAGGGGCGCACGATTCATGCGTTTCATACCGAAGGTGCGGGCGGCGGCCATGCACCGGATATCATGAAGGTTGCGGGATACGCGAACGTCTTGCCGTCGTCGACCAATCCGACGAAGCCGTTCACCGTCAATACGCTCGACGAGCATCTCGATATGCTGATGGTTTGCCATCATCTTCATGCGTCCATTCCCGAAGATCTGGCATTTGCGGAAAGCCGGATCAGGAAAGAGACGATTGCAGCGGAAGATATTCTGCATGATCTCGGCGCGCTCTCGATGATGTCGTCGGATAGCCAAGCCATGGGGCGTATCGGCGAGGTGATCATTCGCACGTGGCAAACCGCAGACAAGATGAAGAAGCAGCGTGGCGCGCTTCCCGGCGATGGCGAGAACGATAACCAACGGGCGAAGCGCTATATCGCCAAGTACACGATCAATCCGGCTATCGCTCACGGTGTATCGCAGCACATCGGCTCGGTCGAGGTCGGCAAGCTTGCCGACCTGGTGATCTGGTCGCCGGCGTTGTTCGGAGTAAAGCCCAATCTTGTCTTGAAGGCGGGTTCGATTGCCGTCGCGGCAATGGGCGATCCGAATGCTTCAATCCCGACGCCGCAGCCTGTCCACTACCGGCCGATGTTTGCATCCTTCGGCAAATCGCTGACGCGAAGCTCGCTAACGTTCGTTTCGAAAACGTCGCTCGACAAAGGCTTGGCGGATCGACTCAAGGTCGAAAAGAAGCTCGTTCCGGTTGAGAACGTGCGAGAGGGGATTTCGAAGAAGAGCATGGTTCACAATGGCGCTACTCCGCATATCGAGATCGACAGCGAAACTTATCGGGTGACGGCAGACGGCGAGCTTCTTGTTTGCGAACCGGCCAAGGAGCTACCGATGGCGCAACGCTATTTTCTGTTTTGA
- a CDS encoding DNA-binding response regulator — MTDAEAKTIVLVVDDNPDTLAMLTAALEQIGALVLIATDGERAMTTVARIVPDIILLDAVMPNMDGFETCRRMKRLPALADVPIIFMTGLRDTERIIEGLEAGGVDYVTKPVIIEELLARIRVHVGNARMSRSARAALDTTGRYLFAADSAGRLLWSTPQASKLLGTAFEDFDERSFAFPSLVVKWLAARIEGSGDPSSSTLTIGAEQKTLSLSFVGRMSGDERLMRVSEESSSADASLLKEKLGLTTREAEVLLWIARGKSNRDIGQILGMSPRTVNKHLEQVYVKLGVENRAAAAATAVRHLP; from the coding sequence ATGACTGACGCTGAAGCGAAAACGATCGTCCTCGTCGTCGACGACAATCCCGATACGCTCGCAATGCTCACAGCCGCCCTCGAGCAAATCGGTGCGTTAGTCCTGATTGCAACTGATGGCGAACGTGCCATGACAACTGTGGCGCGCATTGTCCCCGACATCATCTTGCTCGATGCAGTTATGCCGAACATGGACGGGTTCGAAACATGCCGGCGCATGAAGCGACTGCCGGCGCTCGCAGACGTTCCGATCATATTCATGACGGGCCTTCGCGACACTGAGCGCATCATCGAAGGGCTCGAAGCCGGCGGCGTCGACTACGTGACAAAACCCGTCATCATCGAAGAACTTCTTGCACGAATCCGCGTCCATGTCGGCAACGCGCGCATGTCGCGTAGCGCACGCGCGGCCTTGGATACCACCGGACGTTACCTCTTCGCCGCCGATTCCGCCGGACGCCTCTTATGGTCGACACCGCAGGCGAGCAAGCTTCTCGGAACCGCATTTGAAGATTTCGACGAGCGAAGCTTCGCGTTCCCATCCCTAGTGGTCAAATGGCTCGCAGCGCGCATCGAAGGCAGCGGCGACCCGTCGTCCAGTACACTCACAATCGGCGCAGAGCAGAAAACACTCAGTCTCTCATTCGTCGGCCGCATGAGCGGCGACGAGCGCCTCATGCGCGTTTCCGAAGAAAGCTCATCCGCTGACGCAAGCCTGCTGAAGGAAAAGCTAGGTCTGACGACGCGTGAAGCCGAGGTATTGTTGTGGATCGCGCGCGGCAAATCGAACCGCGATATCGGCCAGATCCTCGGAATGAGTCCGCGCACCGTGAACAAGCATCTCGAACAGGTGTACGTGAAGCTCGGCGTCGAGAACCGCGCCGCCGCGGCCGCAACTGCCGTCCGCCATCTTCCCTGA
- a CDS encoding urease subunit gamma, producing the protein MLLTPREKDKLLIAMAADVARRRLARGVKLNYPEAIALITDAVVEGARDGRSVAELMQQGARVLTRDQVMDGIAEMIEDVQVEATFPDGTKLVTVHQPIRGGSDATTIIAGEFITPDGDIELNVGASTVTLKVANTGDRPIQVGSHYHFFETNPALEFEREKARGMRLDIASGTAVRFEPGQTREVTLVPYSGARTVYGFRQDVMGKL; encoded by the coding sequence ATGCTTCTAACTCCGCGAGAGAAAGACAAGCTGCTGATCGCGATGGCTGCGGATGTGGCGCGGCGCAGGCTCGCGCGCGGCGTCAAGCTCAATTATCCGGAAGCGATCGCGCTGATCACCGATGCAGTGGTGGAGGGCGCACGCGACGGCCGGTCGGTTGCTGAGCTGATGCAACAAGGTGCGCGTGTACTGACGCGCGATCAGGTGATGGACGGCATAGCGGAGATGATCGAAGACGTGCAGGTCGAGGCGACGTTTCCGGATGGAACGAAGCTCGTCACCGTCCATCAACCGATCCGGGGCGGCAGCGATGCGACGACGATCATCGCGGGCGAATTCATTACACCCGATGGCGACATTGAACTCAACGTGGGCGCGTCTACGGTGACGCTGAAAGTTGCGAACACAGGTGACCGCCCGATTCAGGTTGGCAGCCATTATCATTTCTTCGAAACCAATCCGGCGCTCGAATTCGAACGCGAGAAGGCGCGCGGCATGCGCCTCGATATCGCTTCCGGTACGGCCGTGCGTTTCGAGCCGGGACAGACGCGGGAAGTAACGCTGGTTCCCTATTCGGGAGCCCGAACGGTTTATGGATTCCGCCAAGACGTGATGGGAAAACTCTGA
- a CDS encoding porin: MTRSRWGLAAAVCTLVLASGSAASAGEKFQLWDDDSWISFGAGIRGQYIYNPDAKNTDDFSLNSARIYANGQFTKIIGFTYNTEIDHAPDDTSDISRIRTLDAILRLEFTPSFNIWAGRMLAPSDRANLDGPYYLGTWEYPFVSAYPAIFAGRDNGGSVWGDIGKFKYELGGFQGCTAGDNSCSTPTASGPLFAGRLQYDFWDKESGYYTSSDYYGEKEILSVAVVGQYQSGAASDGTHSGDFGGFNIDALMQKKVWGGDVFTLEGAYYVYDTSGIDTSLPTGNGLADGTSYMLLTSYLINQKVGPGKFQPVFRYQEFDQDHGPDISEYSVGTNYIIKGHDARLSALYSRQNVDNAGDRDIDRFIGGLQLQF, translated from the coding sequence ATGACACGATCTAGGTGGGGATTGGCTGCGGCCGTCTGCACGTTGGTTCTCGCAAGCGGTTCGGCCGCTTCTGCAGGAGAGAAATTTCAGCTTTGGGACGATGACTCTTGGATCAGCTTCGGCGCTGGCATTCGAGGGCAGTACATCTACAACCCGGATGCCAAAAACACCGATGACTTTTCATTGAACAGCGCTCGCATCTACGCCAACGGGCAGTTCACCAAAATCATTGGCTTTACCTACAACACGGAAATTGATCACGCGCCGGACGACACGTCGGACATTTCTCGCATAAGGACGCTCGACGCGATTTTGCGCCTCGAGTTTACCCCGTCGTTCAACATCTGGGCAGGCCGCATGCTGGCGCCGAGCGATCGCGCCAACCTTGACGGTCCGTACTATTTGGGAACCTGGGAATATCCGTTTGTCAGCGCCTACCCCGCGATCTTCGCCGGTCGCGACAACGGCGGCTCCGTTTGGGGCGACATCGGCAAGTTCAAATATGAGCTTGGCGGATTTCAAGGCTGCACGGCCGGAGACAACAGCTGCAGTACGCCAACTGCGAGTGGGCCGTTGTTCGCGGGCCGTTTGCAGTATGACTTCTGGGACAAGGAGTCTGGCTACTACACGTCGAGCGACTACTACGGCGAGAAAGAAATTCTCTCAGTCGCGGTGGTTGGGCAGTATCAAAGCGGCGCGGCAAGCGACGGAACGCACTCCGGCGACTTTGGTGGCTTTAACATTGACGCCTTGATGCAGAAGAAAGTTTGGGGCGGTGACGTCTTCACGCTCGAAGGTGCCTATTACGTCTATGATACGAGCGGCATCGATACATCGCTCCCGACGGGCAATGGCTTGGCGGATGGCACGAGCTACATGCTGCTCACGAGCTATCTCATCAATCAGAAGGTCGGGCCGGGTAAATTCCAGCCGGTGTTCCGCTACCAAGAGTTCGACCAGGATCACGGTCCGGACATCAGCGAATATTCGGTGGGTACCAACTACATCATCAAAGGCCACGATGCGCGCCTGTCCGCTCTCTATTCCCGGCAGAACGTCGACAACGCAGGAGACAGAGATATCGACCGGTTCATAGGCGGTCTGCAGCTTCAGTTCTAA
- a CDS encoding LysR substrate-binding domain-containing protein, with the protein MPLPSLNAIRAFEASARLLSFKDAAEELKLSPSAVSRHIRTLEDALGVPLFERGFRQVQLTEKAVHYARRLGEAFKIIQDSTEEVSAYGPARRRKRQRVTLSINATFMNLWLADRLPQFRALHPECELEVSTHDDAGKGGNARADLRVLFTSDEIDDPALTPLLKLIIIPVCAPSLTTGRKALRNPRDLAKHRLLHENTTAWWEEWIVGEGAKGVDPNTGAIFHDPSLAIREAVNGGGVALADNIMAEDLLARGLLVEPFRIRRRIPNCYSLAQRSGASSHAGVRDFRAWLIAEIARHKAVMGLN; encoded by the coding sequence ATGCCATTGCCTTCTCTCAACGCGATCCGCGCATTCGAAGCCTCGGCCCGGCTGCTGAGCTTCAAGGATGCGGCGGAGGAATTGAAGCTCAGCCCATCGGCTGTGAGCCGCCACATCCGTACGCTGGAAGATGCGCTGGGCGTTCCTCTCTTCGAGCGCGGGTTCCGTCAGGTGCAATTGACGGAAAAGGCCGTGCATTACGCGCGCCGTCTCGGCGAGGCGTTCAAGATCATTCAGGATTCAACAGAAGAAGTGAGCGCTTACGGTCCGGCGCGGCGGCGCAAGCGCCAGCGGGTGACGCTGTCGATCAATGCGACGTTCATGAACCTATGGCTTGCGGATCGGCTGCCGCAGTTCCGGGCGCTGCATCCGGAGTGCGAGCTTGAGGTTTCGACACATGACGACGCCGGCAAGGGTGGCAATGCGCGGGCCGATCTGCGCGTGCTTTTTACGAGCGACGAGATTGACGATCCGGCGCTGACGCCTCTGCTCAAGCTGATCATCATTCCGGTTTGTGCGCCGTCGCTGACGACCGGCAGAAAGGCGCTCCGAAACCCGCGCGACCTGGCGAAACATCGTCTGCTTCACGAAAACACGACGGCGTGGTGGGAGGAGTGGATCGTCGGAGAGGGTGCCAAGGGTGTTGATCCCAATACGGGGGCGATTTTTCACGATCCGTCGCTCGCCATTCGAGAGGCCGTCAATGGCGGTGGCGTTGCGCTTGCCGATAATATCATGGCTGAAGATCTGTTGGCCCGCGGGCTGCTGGTCGAGCCATTTCGCATTCGGCGGCGCATTCCCAATTGCTACAGTCTTGCCCAGCGATCGGGGGCGTCTTCACATGCCGGGGTCCGTGATTTCCGCGCGTGGCTGATCGCTGAGATCGCCCGGCATAAGGCCGTCATGGGGCTCAATTAG
- a CDS encoding urease accessory protein UreF produces the protein MDDVSERQHKIGGELSSQDASTPVVKEDKSSDAAAKLLIWLSPAFPVGSFAFSHGLEWAVQAGQVRNVATVIAWLDALLEYGGLRNDAIFAAHAWHAAMVRDARALIEVNELALAMAGSKERYLETTAQGNAFVTIIREAWRAQDFDWGIASVRGDVAYPVAVGLTGAAHEISRHEMLRCFVLAQVQNLVSAVIRLSVIGHTDGQHAIASLLPAIGRLVLVAETATLDDIGGAAFQSDIAALRHETQYSRLFRS, from the coding sequence ATGGATGACGTGTCCGAGCGTCAGCATAAAATAGGCGGCGAGCTTTCGTCTCAAGACGCGTCTACGCCGGTCGTGAAGGAAGATAAGTCATCCGATGCGGCTGCGAAGCTGCTGATCTGGCTTTCTCCTGCATTTCCTGTTGGAAGCTTTGCATTCAGTCATGGCCTGGAATGGGCGGTCCAAGCTGGGCAGGTTAGAAACGTCGCCACAGTCATCGCGTGGCTCGATGCTCTTCTTGAGTATGGAGGGTTACGTAATGATGCAATCTTTGCCGCGCATGCGTGGCACGCTGCGATGGTTCGCGACGCGCGTGCGCTCATTGAGGTCAACGAGCTGGCGCTAGCGATGGCCGGTTCGAAAGAGCGGTATTTGGAAACAACAGCGCAGGGTAATGCCTTCGTCACCATTATCCGAGAGGCATGGCGCGCACAGGATTTCGATTGGGGGATTGCGTCGGTACGAGGAGATGTCGCTTATCCGGTCGCAGTCGGCTTGACCGGTGCGGCACATGAGATTTCCCGGCACGAGATGCTGCGCTGCTTCGTGCTCGCCCAGGTTCAAAATCTGGTGTCGGCTGTGATCCGCCTCAGCGTCATCGGGCATACGGACGGACAGCACGCGATTGCGTCGCTGCTTCCCGCGATCGGGCGGCTGGTTCTTGTGGCAGAAACTGCTACCCTCGACGATATCGGTGGCGCCGCGTTTCAGTCGGACATCGCCGCCCTTCGGCATGAAACACAATATTCAAGGCTCTTTCGCTCATGA
- a CDS encoding HoxN/HupN/NixA family nickel/cobalt transporter, whose protein sequence is MLANPFDDQPTRGVAKAVAMYALLIASNVGAWVWAFAAFSYRPTLMGTALLAYVFGLRHAFDADHIAAIDNVVRKLMQEGKTPYSVGFFFSLGHSTIVIIASIVIAATAAAMQGTLEEFHGIGGIIGTIVSALFLLVIGIINLLILKNVWAAFLRARRGERLTDADLETLLAGQGVFARFLRPLFRVVSRSWHMYPVGFLFGLGFDTATEVGLLGISAAQAAQGMSFWTILVFPALFTAGMSLMDTTDSILMTKAYGWAFVNPIRKLWYNMTITAASVVVAIFIGGVEALGLIGDKLGRTDGIWGVVSELNDNLTNFGFIVVGIFMASWMISAIVYRAIGVETRERSAR, encoded by the coding sequence ATGCTGGCCAATCCGTTTGACGACCAGCCGACTCGCGGTGTCGCGAAAGCCGTGGCGATGTATGCGTTGCTGATCGCCTCGAACGTCGGTGCATGGGTGTGGGCATTCGCTGCTTTTTCCTATCGGCCGACGCTGATGGGGACGGCGCTGCTCGCCTACGTATTTGGTCTTCGACATGCGTTCGATGCCGACCATATAGCGGCTATCGATAACGTCGTTCGTAAGCTGATGCAGGAGGGAAAGACGCCGTATTCCGTCGGCTTCTTCTTCTCTCTCGGGCACTCGACCATCGTTATTATCGCTTCGATTGTCATTGCGGCCACTGCAGCGGCTATGCAGGGGACGCTTGAAGAGTTTCACGGCATCGGGGGCATTATCGGAACAATTGTGTCGGCACTGTTTCTGCTTGTCATCGGGATCATCAATCTCTTGATCCTGAAGAATGTCTGGGCGGCGTTTCTGCGCGCACGTCGCGGCGAGCGGCTTACGGACGCGGATCTCGAGACGTTACTTGCGGGACAGGGCGTCTTTGCGAGATTTCTGCGGCCGCTATTTCGGGTCGTGTCGCGATCCTGGCATATGTATCCGGTCGGCTTCCTGTTCGGTCTAGGTTTTGACACCGCGACGGAAGTTGGATTGCTCGGAATTTCCGCTGCTCAGGCCGCCCAGGGCATGTCGTTCTGGACTATCCTGGTTTTTCCGGCGCTCTTTACGGCCGGAATGTCGCTGATGGATACGACGGACAGCATTCTGATGACGAAGGCCTATGGCTGGGCGTTCGTCAATCCGATCCGCAAACTCTGGTACAACATGACGATCACGGCGGCGTCGGTCGTTGTCGCCATCTTTATTGGCGGCGTCGAGGCGCTCGGGCTGATCGGGGACAAGCTTGGGCGCACGGACGGGATCTGGGGCGTCGTCAGCGAGTTGAACGACAACCTGACGAATTTTGGCTTCATCGTGGTCGGCATTTTCATGGCGAGCTGGATGATTTCGGCGATCGTCTATCGCGCCATTGGTGTCGAGACGCGAGAACGCTCTGCGCGGTAA
- the ureG gene encoding urease accessory protein UreG → MTSLDHGPLRVGIGGPVGAGKTALMEALCKQFRSELDIIAITNDIYTKEDALILTRAGALPSERIMGVETGGCPHTAIREDCSLNLMAIAEMRSKFPNADLVLIESGGDNLAATFSPELADITIYVIDVAQGEKIPRKGGPGITRSDLLVINKIDLAPYVGASLEVMEQDTKRMRGERPYVFTNIKDGKGVSKVAEFIIRSGGLSLTRPTATSGH, encoded by the coding sequence ATGACCTCCTTAGATCACGGACCTCTGCGGGTCGGCATTGGCGGTCCGGTCGGCGCAGGAAAAACAGCCTTGATGGAAGCGCTGTGTAAACAGTTTCGCAGCGAGCTCGATATCATCGCGATTACAAATGACATTTATACCAAGGAAGATGCGTTGATCTTAACGCGTGCCGGTGCGCTGCCGTCGGAACGCATCATGGGGGTAGAGACGGGCGGTTGTCCGCACACCGCTATTCGTGAAGACTGCTCGCTCAATCTCATGGCGATAGCCGAGATGCGCAGCAAGTTTCCGAATGCCGATCTGGTTCTGATCGAGTCGGGAGGTGACAATCTGGCCGCGACCTTTTCACCGGAGCTGGCCGATATAACGATCTACGTGATCGACGTTGCGCAAGGCGAAAAAATTCCGCGCAAGGGTGGTCCAGGGATCACGCGCTCCGATCTGTTGGTGATCAACAAGATTGATCTTGCTCCATATGTGGGCGCGAGCCTTGAGGTAATGGAGCAGGACACCAAGCGGATGCGCGGCGAACGGCCGTATGTGTTTACGAATATCAAGGATGGCAAGGGCGTGAGCAAGGTTGCAGAGTTCATCATTCGCTCGGGCGGCCTGTCGCTGACGAGGCCCACCGCGACCTCAGGCCATTAG
- a CDS encoding urease accessory protein UreE — MTGKDGLEFLLDLPRAHRIRQGDTLLLEDGRRVRVMAAKEELTEITTTSAADLVRVAWHLGNRHLPVMLLPDRILIRRDHVIEDMVRLLGASVAMVEAAFDPEDGAYAGGGHHHHHHDDDHGHG, encoded by the coding sequence ATGACGGGAAAAGATGGACTTGAATTTTTGCTCGATCTGCCGCGTGCGCATCGGATTCGACAGGGCGATACGCTCCTGCTGGAAGACGGCCGCAGAGTTCGGGTAATGGCGGCAAAAGAAGAACTTACGGAAATCACGACGACATCGGCTGCCGATCTCGTGCGCGTTGCCTGGCATCTCGGTAATCGCCATCTGCCGGTCATGCTGCTGCCGGATCGCATCCTGATCCGCCGTGATCATGTTATTGAAGATATGGTCCGGCTTCTCGGTGCTTCGGTCGCGATGGTCGAGGCAGCGTTCGATCCGGAAGACGGCGCGTACGCAGGCGGCGGCCATCATCACCACCATCATGACGACGATCACGGCCATGGATGA